The nucleotide sequence CATGGCATTGACAATGGGCTAGGCAGGATTTTATGGCTAAGAAAGTTGCCGTAGTAGCAGTCGGAGGAAATTCCCTGATTCTGGATAGCAAGCACCAGACGGTTCAGGATCAGTATATGGCAGCGCGCGAGACTATGAAGCATATTGCGGAGATGATCGTAGAAGGATGGGATGTCGTAATCACACATGGCAACGGCCCCCAGGTCGGATTTATCTTGGCCAGGTCTGAGTACTCCCGTGGGATCCTACATGAAGTGCCTTTGGATTCCTGCGGAGCAGATACACAGGGAGCTATCGGCTATAATTTTCAGATGGCACTCACCAATGAATTTAGAAGAAGGGGAATAAACAAATCAGTTGCGACAGTGGTGACACAGGTATTGGTTGACAAGAATGACCCATCCTTCAAAAAGCCTTCCAAACCGATCGGACAGTTTTATTCTGAAGCCGAAGCACGACAACGAGAAGTTAAGGACGGATGGACCGTGGTAGAGGATTCCGGCCGGGGTTGGAGAAGAGTTGTTCCTTCCCCAGACCCCAAAGAGATAATAGAACTCCCGGCGATAAAAACTCTGATTGATGCAGGAGTAGTGACGGTGGCAGTAGGAGGAGGAGGAATCCCTGTTATTCG is from Candidatus Eisenbacteria bacterium and encodes:
- the arcC gene encoding carbamate kinase is translated as MAKKVAVVAVGGNSLILDSKHQTVQDQYMAARETMKHIAEMIVEGWDVVITHGNGPQVGFILARSEYSRGILHEVPLDSCGADTQGAIGYNFQMALTNEFRRRGINKSVATVVTQVLVDKNDPSFKKPSKPIGQFYSEAEARQREVKDGWTVVEDSGRGWRRVVPSPDPKEIIELPAIKTLIDAGVVTVAVGGGGIPVIREENGDLKGVAAVIDKDFASSLLATLIGADLLLISTAVEKVCLNFGKPDQKEIGRMTLAEAKKYIDEGHFKPGSMLPKIEAIVRFLENGGKQALITDPAHIPQALNGKTGTFLTT